One part of the Sphingopyxis sp. PAMC25046 genome encodes these proteins:
- a CDS encoding PIN domain-containing protein gives MSEPPAPRGQRLVTPYAFIDTEAFRAAGLDWQSRTWSSLIDLASKSTLEPITTSITTREVEARLSEALAEAEAAAKKHGAIFGQLGESGPFGDTDPADRKALLHARFREFLATAKFTEIPVVADHKAIFDDYFAGAAPFGEGKKKSEFPDAFVLSSLLAWIRPGRPRIYVVGKDPDLVKFCEGRDDLIQLDSVAQLLSLALASAQLVKRLEAHVRGDASLLERLRARLNSYRPRRVDIEVEDVEFFDLEISSVFLVDESEEGQDFVLEVEVLAEVEADVRETGHEYVISRRGEPDLDIRTYHARPTSSAAIYVEVLVSEDDSGEEPALVTTDWAITSGDIEIKLPSQFSRREITLEAR, from the coding sequence ATGAGCGAACCACCAGCACCGCGCGGACAGCGCCTCGTCACACCATATGCTTTCATCGATACCGAGGCTTTTCGTGCGGCGGGTCTCGACTGGCAATCGCGAACTTGGTCCAGCCTGATCGATCTAGCGTCGAAGAGCACGCTCGAGCCGATCACGACTTCCATCACCACGCGGGAGGTTGAAGCGAGACTTTCGGAAGCGCTGGCGGAGGCGGAAGCAGCAGCGAAGAAGCACGGCGCGATTTTTGGCCAGCTTGGAGAAAGCGGTCCCTTTGGTGATACCGATCCAGCCGATCGGAAGGCACTGCTTCACGCGCGCTTTCGAGAATTCCTAGCGACAGCAAAATTTACCGAAATCCCCGTTGTTGCCGATCACAAAGCGATTTTTGACGATTATTTTGCTGGTGCTGCGCCCTTTGGGGAGGGCAAAAAAAAGAGCGAGTTTCCGGACGCCTTTGTGCTGTCGAGCCTCCTCGCCTGGATCCGGCCCGGTCGACCCAGAATATATGTGGTTGGCAAGGATCCGGACCTGGTGAAATTCTGCGAGGGACGGGACGATCTGATCCAATTGGACTCCGTTGCCCAGCTTCTCTCGCTGGCTCTGGCGTCAGCCCAGTTGGTGAAGCGTCTTGAAGCGCATGTCCGTGGAGACGCGTCCCTGCTCGAAAGGCTGAGGGCACGCCTTAACTCCTATCGTCCGCGCCGTGTCGATATCGAGGTTGAAGATGTCGAGTTCTTCGATCTTGAGATTTCGAGCGTGTTTCTCGTCGACGAATCCGAGGAGGGACAGGATTTTGTCCTTGAGGTCGAAGTCTTGGCTGAGGTCGAAGCCGACGTTCGTGAGACGGGTCATGAGTATGTCATCTCGCGGCGGGGAGAGCCTGATTTGGATATTCGGACTTACCATGCTCGTCCAACTTCCAGCGCGGCTATTTATGTTGAGGTGCTGGTGTCCGAGGACGATAGTGGCGAAGAGCCAGCCTTGGTGACGACCGATTGGGCTATCACATCGGGCGATATCGAAATCAAATTGCCATCTCAGTTCAGCAGGCGTGAAATCACCCTCGAGGCGCGGTGA
- a CDS encoding EexN family lipoprotein, with protein sequence MIIFKMLAIASLTILTACAPPEPRSVQYFEANLDEARDVVQSCTAGDKRGDECSNANVAVETAEGKAKFERFRGKK encoded by the coding sequence ATGATCATTTTCAAGATGCTGGCGATCGCCAGCCTGACGATCCTGACAGCATGTGCTCCGCCGGAGCCACGCAGCGTTCAATATTTCGAGGCCAATCTCGATGAGGCACGCGACGTCGTCCAAAGCTGCACGGCGGGCGACAAGCGCGGCGATGAATGCAGCAATGCCAATGTCGCGGTCGAGACTGCCGAGGGAAAGGCCAAATTCGAGCGGTTCCGCGGGAAAAAGTAG
- a CDS encoding MarR family transcriptional regulator translates to MAEFENSQRELLDALLEALLALPQSHAQIERYEVEIGPRGRADALIGAYIGRQPLLLLVEIKAQLFPRDVREAIWQLRNNQAHLSNSGDDREIIPFFVARAISPGAREIFREERVGYYDLGGSLYIPGKKAFIFLDKPAPKKGTKKFDSIFQGQKARALHEIYERRQDWLGVKDLADASGVSPATASETLTELERREWVDVQGAGPSKQRRLRAARPLLEAWTSYASDQKAPTVRRYYVPKGSDALALALRLDQACDEAKAAYAVTGEVAAQIYAPYLSSISQLRCRIEPGQKLIEALLNLDARPVAEGWNLGIIEAKSRRDVAVGQRIDGVCYAPPLQVYLDLLQASGRSRELAMHLRSECLDK, encoded by the coding sequence ATGGCCGAATTTGAAAATTCTCAGCGCGAATTGCTCGATGCGCTTTTGGAGGCGCTTTTGGCGCTGCCGCAGTCGCACGCGCAAATCGAGCGATATGAGGTCGAAATCGGGCCTCGCGGCCGCGCCGACGCCCTGATCGGCGCATATATCGGCCGCCAGCCGCTCTTATTGCTTGTCGAAATCAAGGCGCAGCTTTTTCCGCGCGATGTGCGCGAAGCAATCTGGCAGCTTCGGAATAATCAGGCCCATCTCAGCAATTCCGGTGACGACCGGGAAATCATTCCTTTTTTTGTCGCCCGTGCGATCTCGCCGGGCGCTCGAGAGATTTTTCGGGAAGAGCGCGTCGGATATTACGACCTCGGAGGCTCGCTTTATATTCCGGGGAAAAAGGCATTCATATTTCTCGATAAACCGGCTCCGAAAAAAGGGACGAAGAAATTCGATTCCATTTTTCAGGGGCAAAAGGCGCGCGCACTCCATGAAATTTATGAGAGGCGGCAGGACTGGCTGGGCGTGAAGGATCTCGCCGATGCGAGCGGCGTATCGCCCGCTACGGCTTCCGAGACCCTCACGGAACTCGAACGGCGCGAGTGGGTGGATGTGCAGGGGGCGGGTCCGTCGAAACAGCGTCGATTGCGCGCCGCACGGCCCCTTCTCGAAGCTTGGACCAGCTATGCGAGCGATCAGAAGGCGCCGACAGTGCGGCGTTACTATGTCCCGAAAGGGAGTGACGCACTGGCGCTGGCGCTGCGCCTTGATCAGGCGTGCGACGAGGCGAAAGCCGCCTATGCGGTCACCGGCGAGGTAGCCGCTCAAATCTATGCCCCCTATCTTTCTTCCATCTCGCAGCTTCGTTGCCGGATCGAGCCCGGGCAGAAGCTGATCGAGGCGCTGCTCAATCTCGACGCCCGGCCCGTGGCGGAGGGGTGGAATCTCGGTATCATCGAGGCGAAGAGCCGGCGCGATGTCGCGGTCGGCCAACGGATCGATGGCGTCTGCTATGCGCCGCCGCTGCAGGTCTATCTCGACCTGCTCCAGGCGTCCGGCCGTTCCCGTGAATTGGCGATGCACCTCCGTAGCGAATGTCTGGATAAATAA
- a CDS encoding HEPN domain-containing protein — protein sequence MQSSLEHLPPHKQREIERVVEIIFEEFEDALALATQDWKRKGRISKIILYGSYARGGWVDEPHTAKGYQSDYDLLIIVNDKRLTDRADYWSKLDDRLIRELSVTKRLRTPVNFIVHSLDEVNAGLTQGRYFFIDVARDGIALYEADGKELAEPKPMTPHAALEMAREYFDEWYPSGAQFLHHYRSAVAAGWLNNAAFQLHQATERYYHCILLVCTFHTPHIHNLVFLRTQAERIDDRLIEAWPREVKADRSRFEKLKEAYIKARYSKHYAITADELEWLGARVQHLAGIVETICRDRIAELETTARQAG from the coding sequence ATGCAGAGCAGCCTCGAACATCTTCCCCCGCACAAGCAACGCGAGATCGAGCGCGTCGTCGAGATCATCTTCGAGGAATTCGAGGATGCGCTGGCGCTCGCGACGCAGGACTGGAAGCGCAAGGGCCGGATTTCCAAGATCATCCTCTACGGCAGCTATGCACGGGGTGGGTGGGTCGACGAGCCGCACACGGCGAAGGGCTATCAGTCGGACTATGACCTGCTGATCATCGTCAACGACAAGCGGCTGACCGATCGGGCGGACTATTGGTCGAAGCTCGACGACCGGCTCATTCGTGAGCTGTCGGTAACGAAGCGGCTCCGCACGCCGGTGAATTTCATCGTTCACAGTCTCGACGAGGTGAATGCCGGACTGACGCAGGGTCGCTATTTCTTCATCGACGTCGCTCGTGACGGGATCGCGCTGTACGAGGCCGACGGGAAGGAGCTCGCAGAACCCAAGCCGATGACGCCGCATGCGGCGCTCGAGATGGCGCGCGAGTATTTTGATGAGTGGTATCCTAGCGGAGCGCAGTTTCTTCATCACTATCGAAGCGCTGTCGCTGCAGGTTGGTTGAACAATGCGGCCTTTCAGCTTCATCAGGCGACGGAACGATATTACCACTGCATCTTATTGGTATGCACTTTCCACACGCCGCACATCCATAATCTTGTTTTCCTGCGCACCCAAGCCGAGCGGATCGATGATCGATTGATCGAGGCATGGCCGCGAGAAGTTAAGGCCGACCGGTCGCGGTTCGAAAAGTTGAAGGAAGCGTACATCAAGGCGCGCTATTCGAAGCATTACGCGATCACCGCCGACGAACTGGAATGGCTCGGCGCGCGGGTTCAGCATCTCGCCGGTATCGTCGAGACTATTTGCCGTGACCGCATCGCTGAGCTTGAGACAACAGCGCGTCAGGCAGGTTGA